Proteins encoded together in one Mugil cephalus isolate CIBA_MC_2020 chromosome 16, CIBA_Mcephalus_1.1, whole genome shotgun sequence window:
- the LOC125022960 gene encoding monocarboxylate transporter 12-B-like, with amino-acid sequence MAAGKRQGAGPGPGPGPPDGGWGWVIVGCCFMVTVCTRAVTRCISIFFVEFQTHFEADYAATAWIHSLVDCTTMLCAPVGSLVGNRWSCRVAVMLGGLLSSCGLLISSFATSLEMLYISMGGLTGLGFALCYTPAIALVGCYFRRRKALAYGIAMSGSGIGTFVLAPAVTLLIERYSWRGALLVLSAFVANLCVCGALLRPITSQEDEEEEDEEDEGSKEEKQPCDVSSQDTELALKLSKESKESEESKDGLLSSAKSSLPLVSQVVPGKADGVLRRWSFSSCFLSSREYRFLLMPDFLGLAVSFLFLASGCSLPFVYLVPYALSVGVHHQQAAFLMSILGVIDIVGNITFGWLTDRRCLKPYRLACYVCSVGMEGLCCLFAPLLRSFPLLVPFAVLYGYFDGAYVALIPVVTSDVVGAPYLSSALGVVYFLHAIPYLLSPPIGGWLVDVTGSYTATFFLSGAALLASAVVLAAVTGIRHVHHRLTVARGNHPV; translated from the exons ATGGCTGCGGGGAAGCGGCAGGGTgcgggtccgggtccgggtccgggtcctcCGGACGGCGGCTGGGGCTGGGTGATCGTGGGCTGCTGCTTCATGGTGACGGTGTGCACGCGCGCAGTGACCAG GTGCATCTCCATCTTCTTCGTGGAATTTCAGACTCACTTTGAGGCCGACTACGCGGCGACGGCGTGGATCCACAGCCTGGTGGACTGCACCACGATGCTCTGTG ctccGGTCGGCAGCCTGGTGGGGAACCGCTGGTCGTGCAGGGTTGCCGTGATGCTGGGGGGACTCTTGTCCTCGTGCGGCCTCCTCATCAGCTCCTTCGCCACCAGCCTGGAGATGCTCTACATCAGCATGGGCGGACTCACAG GTCTTGGCTTCGCCCTCTGCTACACCCCGGCCATCGCTCTGGTCGGATGCTACTTCCGCCGCAGGAAGGCGTTGGCGTACGGCATCGCCATGTCGGGCAGCGGCATCGGGACCTTCGTGTTGGCTCCGGCCGTGACGCTGCTCATCGAGCGCTACTCGTGGAGGGGGGCGCTGCTCGTCCTCAGCGCCTTCGTAGCCAACCTGTGCGTCTGTGGCGCCCTGCTCCGACCAATCACCTcgcaggaggacgaggaggaggaggacgaggaggacgaaggGAGCAAGGAGGAGAAGCAGCCCT GTGACGTCTCATCTCAGGACACCGAACTCGCCTTAAAACTGTCCAAAGAGTCCAAAGAGTCCGAAGAGTCCAAAGATGGCCTCTTGTCATCTGCAAAGTCTTCGTTGCCTCTGGTGTCCCAGGTGGTTCCAGGAAAGGCCGACGGCGTcctgaggaggtggagcttcaGCTCCTGCTTCCTGTCCAGCAGGGAGTACCGCTTCCTGCTGATGCCGGACTTCCTGGGTCTGGCCGTGTCCTTCCTGTTCCTGGCCAGCGGCTGCAGTCTTCCCTTCGTCTACCTGGTGCCGTACGCTCTGAGCGTCGGCGTCCACCACCAGCAGGCCGCCTTCCTCATGTCCATCCTGGGCGTCATCGACATCGTGGGGAACATCACCTTCGGATGGTTGACCGACAGAAG GTGTCTGAAGCCGTACCGTCTGGCCTGCTACGTCTGCTCGGTGGGGATGGAGGGGCTGTGCTGCCTGTTCGCGCCGCTGCTCCGCTCCTTCCCGCTGCTCGTACCCTTCGCCGTCCTGTACGGCTACTTCGACGGCGCCTACGTGGCCCTGATCCCGGTGGTGACGTCGGACGTGGTGGGGGCGCCGTACCTGTCGTCTGCGCTGGGCGTGGTCTACTTCCTGCACGCCATCCCCTACCTGCTCAGCCCCCCCATCGGAG GGTGGCTGGTCGATGTCACAGGAAGTTACACCGCCACCTTCTTCCTCAGTGGCGCCGCCCTGCTGGCCAGCGCCGTCGTCCTCGCCGCCGTCACTGGGATTCGCCACGTCCACCACCGGCTCACCGTCGCTAGGGGCAACCACCCCGTCTGA